Proteins found in one Campylobacter lari genomic segment:
- the lspA gene encoding signal peptidase II has product MLKILSLKFWLVFTLVFILDQASKYLFLQGLEYKGEFFDLVLTYNTGVAFSMFAFLGEYLKYIQLVFILALFGYLLYQKDFFKTHLIAFAIMLSAGCSNLLDRFVHIGVVDFVFWHKWFEFAVFNLADVMINISVALILIKEIFNKKGEIC; this is encoded by the coding sequence ATGCTTAAAATCCTGTCTTTAAAATTTTGGCTTGTTTTTACTTTAGTCTTTATACTAGATCAAGCAAGCAAGTATTTGTTTTTACAAGGACTTGAGTATAAGGGTGAATTTTTTGATTTAGTTTTAACCTATAATACCGGTGTAGCCTTTTCGATGTTTGCATTTTTAGGAGAGTATTTAAAATATATACAGCTTGTTTTTATTTTGGCTTTGTTTGGGTATTTGCTTTATCAAAAAGACTTTTTTAAAACGCATTTGATTGCTTTTGCTATTATGCTATCTGCTGGGTGTTCTAATTTACTTGATCGCTTTGTGCATATAGGTGTAGTGGATTTTGTATTTTGGCATAAGTGGTTTGAATTTGCTGTGTTTAATTTAGCTGATGTGATGATAAACATTAGCGTAGCTTTGATTTTAATAAAAGAAATTTTTAATAAAAAAGGAGAAATATGTTAG
- the glmM gene encoding phosphoglucosamine mutase, whose translation MKLFGTDGVRGKAGEFLDSFLAMRLAMAAGIYFKDKALTNNILVGKDTRRSGYMIENAIVSGLTSIGYNVIEIGPMPTPAIAFLTEDMRCDAGIMISASHNPYYDNGIKFFDAHGNKLDEQAEAKIEEIYFNDKLIEEARTTKSQIGQAKRIDDVIGRYIVSIKNSFPKELTLKSLRVVLDVAHGASYKVAPTVFKELGADVIVINDKPNGLNINENCGALHPLNLALEVKKFRADVGFAFDGDADRLVVVDEKGEVAHGDSLLGVLALFLKKQGKLKSSVVSTIMSNGALKEFLTKHKITHETCNVGDKYVLEKLKECGGNFGGEQSGHIIFSDYAKTGDGLVAALQFSALMLSEAKSASEILNQVKPYPQLLHNLKISEKKDLSKLAGLDELKKDLEKKGIASLFRYSGTENLIRLLLEAKDIKLLEKEMKVVESFFMKALNA comes from the coding sequence ATGAAACTTTTTGGAACAGATGGAGTACGCGGTAAAGCGGGTGAATTTTTAGATTCATTTTTGGCTATGCGTTTGGCTATGGCTGCTGGAATTTATTTTAAAGACAAAGCTCTTACAAACAATATCTTAGTAGGAAAAGATACAAGAAGAAGCGGTTATATGATAGAAAATGCTATCGTTTCCGGACTTACTTCTATAGGTTATAATGTTATAGAAATAGGTCCTATGCCAACACCTGCTATTGCGTTTTTAACTGAAGATATGCGTTGTGATGCAGGGATTATGATATCAGCTTCACATAATCCTTACTATGATAATGGTATTAAATTTTTTGATGCCCATGGAAATAAACTTGATGAACAAGCAGAAGCGAAAATAGAAGAAATTTATTTTAACGATAAACTCATAGAAGAAGCAAGAACAACAAAATCACAAATCGGTCAGGCAAAAAGAATTGATGATGTGATAGGAAGATATATTGTTTCTATAAAAAATTCTTTTCCTAAAGAGCTGACTTTAAAATCTTTGCGCGTTGTTTTAGATGTGGCTCATGGAGCTTCTTATAAGGTAGCACCTACGGTTTTTAAAGAACTTGGTGCAGATGTGATTGTGATCAATGATAAACCAAATGGTTTAAATATCAATGAAAATTGCGGGGCTTTACATCCTTTAAATTTAGCTTTGGAAGTAAAGAAATTTAGAGCAGATGTGGGCTTTGCTTTTGATGGAGATGCGGATCGTTTGGTTGTTGTGGATGAAAAAGGCGAAGTAGCTCATGGAGATAGTCTTTTAGGTGTTTTAGCTTTATTTTTAAAAAAACAAGGCAAGCTAAAATCAAGCGTAGTTAGCACTATAATGAGTAATGGTGCTTTAAAAGAGTTTTTAACCAAACATAAAATCACACATGAAACTTGTAATGTAGGTGATAAATACGTACTTGAAAAACTCAAAGAATGTGGTGGAAATTTTGGTGGAGAGCAAAGTGGGCATATTATCTTTAGTGACTATGCAAAAACTGGAGATGGTTTGGTAGCTGCTTTACAATTTAGTGCTTTAATGCTTAGTGAGGCAAAAAGTGCAAGTGAAATTTTAAATCAAGTCAAGCCTTATCCACAACTTTTACATAATCTTAAAATTTCAGAGAAAAAAGACTTAAGTAAGCTTGCAGGCTTAGATGAATTGAAAAAAGATTTAGAAAAAAAAGGAATTGCTAGTTTGTTTAGGTATTCAGGTACAGAAAATTTAATACGCTTATTACTTGAAGCAAAAGACATTAAGCTTTTAGAAAAAGAAATGAAAGTTGTTGAAAGTTTTTTCATGAAAGCATTGAATGCTTAA